A single region of the Cereibacter sphaeroides 2.4.1 genome encodes:
- a CDS encoding LysR family transcriptional regulator produces MPRNLDLTALRSFVAVADAGGVTRAAGFLNLTQSAVSMQIKRLEETLDLALLDRSARRVALTAAGEQLLGYARWMLALNDEVFGRLTHDDFEGEVVLGVPHDIVYPAIPQVLQRFSAEFPRMRVTLLSSYTRKLKSQFARGECDVIMTTEDTVEPGGETLVELPLVWVGAPGGQAWKQRPLRLAFEPNCIFRMGVQSALDAAGIPWTMAVESDSSRTIEASVSADLAVHVSLAGAEPRYMERIPHGGTLPDLETSKVNLYVADPVHSPAVEGMAELIRRAYAAQAAGAAAPRPLAPVEGAAGEGPRFALRA; encoded by the coding sequence ATGCCGCGCAACCTCGACCTGACCGCCCTCCGCTCTTTCGTGGCCGTGGCCGATGCAGGCGGGGTCACGCGCGCCGCGGGCTTTCTCAATCTCACCCAGTCGGCGGTCTCGATGCAGATCAAGCGGCTCGAGGAGACGCTCGATCTGGCGCTGCTCGACCGGTCGGCGCGCCGGGTGGCGCTGACCGCCGCGGGAGAGCAGCTTCTGGGCTATGCGCGGTGGATGCTGGCGCTGAACGACGAGGTCTTCGGCCGTCTCACCCATGACGATTTCGAGGGAGAGGTCGTGCTCGGCGTGCCGCACGACATCGTCTATCCGGCGATCCCGCAGGTGCTGCAGCGGTTCTCGGCCGAGTTTCCGCGGATGCGCGTCACGCTCCTCTCCTCCTATACGCGGAAGCTGAAGTCGCAGTTCGCGCGCGGTGAGTGCGACGTCATCATGACCACCGAGGATACGGTGGAGCCGGGGGGCGAGACGCTGGTGGAGCTGCCGCTGGTCTGGGTGGGGGCGCCGGGCGGGCAGGCCTGGAAGCAGCGCCCGCTGCGGCTCGCCTTCGAGCCGAACTGCATCTTCCGCATGGGGGTGCAGTCGGCTCTCGATGCGGCAGGGATCCCCTGGACCATGGCGGTGGAATCCGACAGCTCGCGCACCATCGAGGCCAGCGTCTCGGCCGATCTCGCCGTGCATGTCTCGCTTGCCGGCGCCGAGCCGCGCTACATGGAGCGGATCCCGCATGGCGGCACGCTGCCGGATCTCGAGACGAGCAAGGTCAACCTGTATGTGGCCGATCCGGTGCACAGCCCCGCCGTCGAGGGGATGGCCGAACTGATCCGGCGCGCCTATGCGGCGCAGGCCGCGGGGGCGGCGGCTCCCCGCCCGCTCGCCCCGGTGGAGGGGGCGGCAGGGGAGGGGCCGCGCTTCGCCCTGCGGGCGTAA
- the mgtE gene encoding magnesium transporter, whose protein sequence is MQVETGDTREEERSGVPDRVVDSVLEAVEERDEARLSDLLEPLHAADIADVLEQIGSAERRELLTLWSGGIDGEILSEISDSIREEVIEHLPPEVIAEAVRELDTDDVVDILEDLEEPQQEAILGALDRADRVAVEQAMAYPEYSAGRLMQREVVVAPVHWTVGETIDFLRETEELPDQFYHVILVDPRMKPAGYVTLGRLLSSRRDVKLTAIEEESFRTIRATMAESEVAYIFNQYHLISCPVVDENDRLVGIVTIDDAMNVLDEEHEEDILRLAGVGDESSLSDGPFATARQRLPWLAANLFTASLSALVISAFESTIAQLVTLAALMPIVASTGGIAGTQSLAVAVRALATRDLTSANAPRVVRRELFAGLLNGIGLALILGLAGFVIFGDPVLGAVLGMAMICNQVVAALGGVLVPLGLNRLGLDPALASGTFVTTLTDVMGFFAFLGLASLVLI, encoded by the coding sequence TTGCAGGTCGAGACGGGCGATACGCGCGAGGAAGAGCGGTCGGGCGTGCCCGACCGGGTGGTGGATTCGGTCCTCGAAGCGGTCGAGGAGCGGGATGAGGCGCGCCTGTCCGACCTGCTCGAGCCGTTGCATGCCGCCGATATTGCCGACGTCCTCGAGCAGATCGGCTCGGCCGAGCGGCGCGAGCTGCTCACGCTCTGGTCGGGCGGGATCGACGGCGAGATCCTCTCCGAGATCAGCGACTCGATCCGCGAGGAGGTGATCGAGCACCTGCCGCCCGAGGTCATCGCCGAGGCGGTGCGCGAGCTCGATACCGACGATGTGGTCGACATCCTCGAGGATCTGGAGGAGCCGCAGCAGGAGGCGATCCTCGGCGCCCTCGACCGGGCCGACCGGGTGGCGGTCGAGCAGGCCATGGCCTATCCGGAATATTCCGCGGGCCGCCTCATGCAACGCGAGGTGGTGGTCGCGCCGGTCCACTGGACGGTGGGCGAGACCATCGACTTCCTGCGCGAGACCGAAGAGCTGCCGGACCAGTTCTACCACGTCATCCTCGTCGATCCGCGGATGAAGCCCGCGGGCTATGTCACGCTGGGCCGGCTGCTTTCGTCGCGCCGCGACGTGAAGCTCACCGCCATCGAGGAGGAGAGCTTCCGCACCATCCGCGCGACAATGGCCGAATCCGAGGTGGCCTATATCTTCAACCAGTACCACCTGATCTCCTGCCCGGTGGTGGACGAGAACGACCGGCTGGTGGGGATCGTGACCATCGACGACGCGATGAACGTGCTCGACGAGGAGCACGAGGAGGATATCCTCCGCCTCGCAGGCGTCGGCGACGAAAGCAGCCTGTCCGACGGCCCCTTCGCCACCGCCCGCCAGAGGCTGCCGTGGCTCGCCGCGAACCTCTTCACCGCCTCGCTCTCGGCGCTGGTGATCTCGGCGTTCGAATCGACCATCGCCCAGCTCGTGACGCTGGCGGCGCTCATGCCGATCGTGGCCTCGACGGGCGGGATCGCGGGCACCCAGTCGCTCGCGGTGGCGGTGCGCGCGCTGGCCACCCGCGACCTCACCTCGGCCAACGCCCCCCGCGTGGTGCGGCGCGAGCTGTTCGCGGGGCTCCTGAACGGGATCGGGCTGGCGCTCATCCTCGGGCTCGCGGGCTTCGTGATCTTCGGCGATCCGGTGCTGGGCGCGGTTCTCGGCATGGCGATGATCTGCAATCAGGTGGTGGCGGCCCTGGGCGGGGTCCTGGTGCCGCTCGGCCTCAACCGGCTGGGCCTCGACCCGGCGCTCGCCTCGGGCACCTTCGTGACCACGCTCACCGACGTGATGGGCTTCTTCGCCTTCCTCGGCCTCGCCAGTCTGGTGCTGATATGA
- a CDS encoding P-loop NTPase family protein, with product MTVQSSDVIAPPAPRTLPDTGLSLVMLRDILLKTMFRMNLELVSQIAPVICLPAPLAQELVDLARSQRLVEATGTLHATSGNEMGYQLTDQGKARALDALSQSEYYGAMPVPLDRYRLQVERQSVRHIKLTRAQLTAAMGHLILPDELLDHLGPAVTSGRSILMYGPPGNGKSSISNGIRDALGDRIYVPRALEYSGQVITVYDPIVHRSAESAVDDPTSLRRTSNRFDNRYVWCERPTVITGGELTLDMLDLTYNPVARTYQAPLQLKATGGIFIVDDLGRQAEPPQKLVNRWIVPLEENRDILALQSGEKFTVPFDTLVIFSTNFHPNEIFDGAALRRIFFKIKVDGPSQENFLKIFAMVAKKRKMPLDETALVHLMKAKFPTIDNRYANYMPVYLIDQMISVCDFEGLPYQMTPALIDRAWSNMFVRDEVIAK from the coding sequence ATGACCGTGCAGAGCTCAGACGTCATCGCACCTCCCGCGCCGCGCACGCTGCCCGACACGGGCCTGTCGCTCGTCATGCTGCGGGACATCCTGCTCAAGACCATGTTCCGGATGAACCTCGAACTGGTCTCGCAGATCGCGCCGGTGATCTGCCTGCCCGCCCCTCTCGCGCAGGAGCTGGTGGACCTTGCCCGCAGCCAGCGGCTGGTCGAGGCGACGGGCACGCTGCACGCCACCTCGGGCAACGAGATGGGCTATCAGCTGACCGATCAGGGCAAGGCGCGCGCGCTCGATGCGCTGAGCCAGTCGGAATATTACGGCGCGATGCCCGTCCCGCTCGACCGCTACCGCCTGCAGGTCGAGCGGCAGTCGGTGCGCCACATCAAGCTCACGCGGGCGCAGCTGACGGCGGCGATGGGGCATCTGATCCTGCCCGACGAGCTTCTGGACCATCTGGGGCCGGCCGTCACCTCGGGCCGCTCGATCCTGATGTACGGGCCGCCGGGCAACGGGAAATCCTCGATCTCGAACGGGATCCGCGATGCGCTGGGCGACCGGATCTATGTGCCGCGCGCGTTGGAATATTCCGGTCAGGTCATCACGGTCTACGACCCGATCGTGCACCGGTCGGCGGAATCGGCCGTGGACGATCCGACCAGCCTGCGCCGCACCTCGAACCGGTTCGACAACCGCTATGTCTGGTGCGAGCGCCCGACAGTGATTACCGGGGGCGAGCTCACGCTCGACATGCTGGATCTCACCTACAATCCGGTCGCGCGCACCTATCAGGCGCCGCTGCAACTGAAGGCCACCGGCGGGATCTTCATCGTCGACGACCTCGGCCGTCAGGCGGAGCCGCCGCAGAAGCTGGTGAACCGCTGGATCGTGCCGCTCGAGGAAAATCGCGACATCCTCGCGCTGCAGTCGGGCGAGAAATTCACCGTGCCCTTCGACACGCTGGTGATCTTCTCGACCAACTTCCACCCGAACGAGATCTTCGACGGCGCGGCTCTCCGGCGGATCTTCTTCAAGATCAAGGTGGACGGGCCGAGCCAGGAGAATTTCCTGAAGATCTTCGCGATGGTGGCGAAGAAGCGGAAGATGCCGCTCGACGAGACGGCGCTGGTGCATCTGATGAAGGCGAAGTTCCCCACCATCGACAACCGCTATGCCAATTACATGCCGGTCTATCTGATCGACCAGATGATTTCGGTCTGCGACTTCGAGGGCCTGCCCTATCAGATGACCCCGGCCCTGATCGACCGGGCCTGGTCGAACATGTTCGTGCGCGACGAGGTGATCGCGAAATAG
- a CDS encoding helix-turn-helix domain-containing protein: MKHPVDAHVGKRIRHRRWMVGMTQQQLADCVGIKFQQIQKYETGMNRVSASRLWDIAEALGVSISFFFEGLEGAGDQARQAEGDRITDKEALELVRSYYAIPEAQRRRLFDLARVLSEAA; the protein is encoded by the coding sequence ATGAAACATCCCGTCGACGCCCACGTTGGCAAACGCATCCGCCACCGCCGGTGGATGGTGGGCATGACGCAGCAGCAACTGGCTGATTGCGTGGGCATCAAGTTCCAGCAGATCCAGAAATACGAGACCGGCATGAACCGCGTCAGCGCTTCCCGCCTGTGGGACATCGCCGAGGCTCTGGGCGTGTCGATCAGCTTCTTCTTCGAAGGTCTCGAAGGTGCCGGCGATCAGGCCCGCCAGGCCGAGGGCGACCGCATCACCGACAAGGAAGCCCTCGAACTGGTCCGCTCCTACTATGCGATCCCCGAGGCGCAGCGCCGCCGGCTGTTCGACCTCGCGCGTGTGCTTTCCGAAGCCGCCTAG
- the guaD gene encoding guanine deaminase — translation MTDLLLGQVLSFTADPFLEGEAAARHESHGAVLVEDGRIAAVGSAEALRAAHPRARVTDYGQALISAGFIDAHVHYPQTAIIASWGKRLIDWLETYTFPEEMRFGDPAYAAEISGRYLDLTLAHGTTTVCSYATIHPESVDAFFEAAAARGLRAYAGKTCMDRNAPEGLRDTAESAYADSKRLLERWHGQGRLSYVITPRFSPTSTPEQLAALGALWREHPDCLMQTHLSEQLDEIEWVKALHPQARDYLDTYEAQGLLREGAVFGHAIHLAPRERARLAEAGASLVHCPTSNTFIGSGLFDMGLVAEGIRVGLATDTGGGSSFSMLRTMAAAYEIGQLRGQALHPAQLWWLATAGSARALRAEDRIGNLAPGMEADLVVVDLASTPAIAQATGRAETIWQALFPTIMMGDDRAIRAVWVNGAPAPRG, via the coding sequence ATGACCGACCTGCTCCTCGGACAGGTGCTGTCCTTCACGGCCGATCCGTTCCTTGAGGGCGAGGCCGCGGCGCGCCACGAGAGCCACGGCGCCGTTCTGGTGGAGGACGGGCGCATCGCCGCCGTGGGTTCGGCCGAGGCGCTGCGCGCGGCCCATCCCCGCGCGCGGGTGACCGATTACGGGCAGGCGCTGATCTCGGCGGGCTTCATCGATGCCCATGTGCACTATCCGCAGACCGCCATCATCGCGAGCTGGGGCAAGCGGCTGATCGACTGGCTCGAGACCTACACCTTCCCCGAGGAGATGCGCTTCGGCGATCCCGCTTATGCCGCCGAGATCTCGGGCCGCTACCTCGACCTGACCCTCGCCCATGGCACGACCACCGTCTGCAGCTATGCCACCATCCATCCCGAGAGCGTGGACGCCTTCTTCGAGGCGGCGGCGGCGCGGGGCTTGCGGGCCTATGCGGGCAAGACCTGCATGGATCGCAACGCGCCCGAGGGGCTGCGCGACACGGCCGAGAGCGCCTATGCCGACAGCAAGCGGCTGCTCGAGAGATGGCATGGGCAGGGCCGGCTCTCCTATGTCATCACGCCCCGCTTCTCGCCCACCTCGACGCCCGAGCAGCTCGCGGCGCTGGGGGCGCTCTGGCGCGAGCATCCCGATTGCCTGATGCAGACCCACCTCTCCGAGCAGCTCGACGAGATCGAATGGGTGAAGGCGCTGCATCCGCAGGCGCGCGACTATCTCGACACCTACGAGGCACAGGGGCTGTTGCGCGAGGGGGCCGTCTTCGGCCATGCGATCCACCTCGCCCCGCGCGAGCGGGCGCGGCTGGCCGAGGCGGGCGCGAGCCTCGTCCATTGCCCGACCTCGAACACCTTCATCGGCTCGGGGCTCTTCGACATGGGCCTCGTGGCCGAGGGGATCCGGGTGGGTCTGGCCACCGATACCGGCGGCGGCTCGTCCTTCTCGATGCTGCGCACCATGGCCGCGGCCTACGAGATCGGCCAGCTGCGCGGGCAGGCGCTGCATCCGGCGCAGCTCTGGTGGCTCGCCACGGCAGGCTCGGCGCGGGCGCTTCGGGCCGAGGACCGGATCGGCAATCTCGCGCCCGGCATGGAGGCCGATCTCGTGGTGGTGGACCTCGCCTCGACCCCGGCCATCGCTCAGGCCACGGGTCGGGCCGAGACGATCTGGCAGGCGCTGTTTCCCACCATCATGATGGGCGACGACCGCGCGATCCGGGCGGTCTGGGTGAACGGCGCGCCCGCGCCCCGCGGCTGA
- a CDS encoding inositol monophosphatase family protein — MQMLTDRETADIIDTAAEMAAAARDATLLHFRSRGLSADTKEADRFDPVTVADRLCEERMRAILARRRPRDGILGEEMGVQAGDSGLTWVLDPIDGTRSYLCGTPTWGVLISVADASGPIYGLIDQPYIGERFEGGFGLARVRGPRGEDRLATRAARALSEAILMSTFPEVGTAEEEAAFRRLSRQVRLTRYGTDCYAYALLAAGQIDLVVEAGLQPYDVQAPMAVIEAAGGLMTDWEGRRNPQGGRVIAASCPEVHAAALEILRG; from the coding sequence ATGCAGATGCTCACCGATCGCGAGACCGCCGACATCATCGACACCGCGGCAGAGATGGCCGCGGCTGCCCGAGACGCCACGCTGCTTCATTTCCGCAGCAGGGGCCTCTCGGCGGATACCAAGGAAGCCGACAGGTTCGATCCCGTGACCGTGGCCGACCGGCTGTGCGAAGAGCGCATGCGCGCCATCCTCGCGCGGCGGCGTCCGCGGGACGGTATCCTCGGCGAGGAAATGGGCGTGCAGGCCGGCGACAGCGGCCTCACCTGGGTGCTCGATCCGATCGACGGGACGCGCTCCTACCTGTGCGGAACGCCGACCTGGGGCGTGCTGATCTCGGTCGCGGATGCCAGCGGGCCGATCTACGGCCTGATCGACCAGCCCTATATCGGCGAGCGGTTCGAGGGCGGCTTCGGCCTCGCCCGCGTGCGCGGCCCGAGGGGCGAAGACCGGCTGGCCACGCGCGCGGCGCGGGCCCTGTCCGAGGCGATCCTCATGTCGACCTTCCCCGAAGTAGGCACCGCCGAGGAAGAAGCCGCCTTCCGTCGCCTCTCGCGGCAGGTCAGGCTGACGCGCTACGGCACCGACTGCTACGCCTATGCCCTGCTGGCCGCGGGACAGATCGACCTCGTCGTGGAAGCGGGCCTGCAGCCCTATGACGTGCAGGCGCCCATGGCGGTGATCGAGGCCGCGGGCGGCCTCATGACCGACTGGGAGGGGCGCCGGAACCCGCAGGGCGGGCGTGTGATCGCCGCGTCCTGCCCCGAGGTTCATGCCGCAGCGCTCGAGATCCTGCGGGGGTGA
- a CDS encoding NADPH:quinone oxidoreductase family protein codes for MRAFRLRETGLAPDLTEDPLPEPGPGEIRLRIAACALNFADLLMIQGRYQERPPLPLTLGMEVAGIVDALGEGVSGPAPGTRVAAFGSCGGLAEFGCWPAGRCLPLPDSVSFRDAAAFQIAYGTGHLALDHRARLQPGERLLVTGAAGGVGLAAVEIGRRMGAHVIATARGEERLAVARAAGAHEAIDSETEDLKGVLKALGGIDVTYDTVGGAGFDAALRASRPEGRLLAIGFAGGDVPQVPANLLLVKNLSVIGLYWGGYMTFAPQVLIRSLETLLGWLADGSLRPHVSHELPLERAAEGLELLRTRQATGKVVITP; via the coding sequence ATGCGCGCTTTCCGTTTGAGAGAGACCGGCCTCGCGCCGGACCTGACTGAAGACCCCCTGCCCGAGCCGGGCCCCGGCGAGATCCGGCTGCGCATTGCCGCCTGTGCGCTCAACTTCGCGGATCTCCTCATGATCCAGGGTCGCTATCAGGAGCGCCCTCCCCTGCCGCTGACGCTGGGCATGGAGGTCGCGGGCATCGTGGATGCGCTGGGCGAGGGCGTGAGCGGCCCGGCCCCCGGCACGCGCGTCGCGGCCTTCGGCTCCTGCGGGGGCCTCGCCGAGTTCGGCTGCTGGCCCGCGGGCCGCTGCCTGCCCCTGCCCGACAGCGTGAGCTTCCGCGATGCGGCGGCCTTCCAGATCGCTTACGGCACCGGCCATCTCGCCCTCGACCACCGCGCCCGGCTGCAGCCGGGCGAGCGGCTGCTCGTCACCGGGGCCGCGGGCGGCGTGGGGCTGGCCGCGGTCGAGATCGGACGGCGGATGGGGGCGCATGTGATCGCCACGGCCCGGGGCGAGGAGCGGCTGGCGGTGGCGCGGGCCGCCGGGGCCCACGAGGCGATCGACAGCGAGACGGAGGATCTCAAGGGCGTGCTGAAGGCGCTGGGCGGGATCGATGTCACCTACGATACGGTAGGCGGCGCGGGCTTCGACGCGGCGCTGCGCGCCTCGCGCCCAGAGGGGCGGCTGCTTGCCATCGGCTTTGCCGGCGGCGATGTCCCGCAGGTGCCGGCCAACCTGCTTCTGGTGAAGAACCTGAGCGTGATCGGCCTCTACTGGGGCGGCTACATGACCTTTGCGCCGCAGGTGCTGATCCGCAGCCTCGAGACGCTGCTTGGATGGCTCGCCGACGGCAGCCTGCGGCCGCATGTGAGCCATGAGCTGCCCCTCGAGCGGGCGGCCGAGGGGCTGGAGCTGCTCCGCACGCGGCAGGCCACGGGCAAGGTCGTCATCACGCCCTGA
- a CDS encoding cell wall hydrolase, translating to MATRLLRISIRLVLCTAPALLLLGCGLFHRPSDLECMERAMYFESHRSSRDGMVAVGTVVMNRVNSGQFPNTVCGVVGQRNQFAPGVMSKRMDSRSLPRVREAARAVLRGERHPFVGNAMFFHTAGHRFPYDNMHYTLVTGGNAFYEKRRSELVTQPVPPPPVDGLTGW from the coding sequence TTGGCGACGAGACTTCTCCGGATATCGATCCGTCTGGTCCTCTGCACGGCCCCGGCGCTCCTGCTGCTGGGATGCGGCCTCTTCCATCGTCCGAGCGATCTGGAATGCATGGAGCGGGCCATGTATTTCGAATCGCACCGCTCGAGCCGGGACGGAATGGTGGCGGTGGGCACGGTGGTGATGAACCGCGTGAACTCCGGCCAGTTTCCGAACACCGTCTGCGGCGTTGTGGGCCAGCGCAACCAGTTCGCGCCGGGCGTGATGTCGAAGCGGATGGACTCGCGCTCGCTGCCCCGGGTGCGCGAGGCCGCGCGGGCCGTTCTGCGGGGCGAGCGGCATCCGTTCGTGGGCAATGCAATGTTCTTTCACACGGCGGGGCACCGCTTTCCCTATGACAACATGCATTACACGCTCGTGACCGGCGGCAATGCCTTCTACGAGAAGCGCCGGAGCGAGCTCGTGACCCAGCCGGTGCCGCCGCCGCCGGTCGACGGGCTGACCGGCTGGTAG
- a CDS encoding mechanosensitive ion channel domain-containing protein: protein MTRLFRTLAAPLLLALTLFLGSTIAFLPAYAQTALLPGSGAEEPAAPTSAATLLDLLRNDQARAELIAELERVAAAGEPATPAVSAPSDEILSFGRSAALFTQEAAESVATSVRGLWDALKASPELFAGLSRLDLGVLGDALIELLLLIVATAAIFNLLRRAVIPTYRRMGQRARSAGVVKRILLYVGALALDVLIVVGAWAIGYVLAIAVIGSAGQIGLRQTLYLNAFLAVELLRTAMRFVLSPSTGDLRIVALRDRPARYLSAAMSFSIALLGYGQLLIVPIVEESTSRAAGRGVSALISVIGVLFVAFLVVRNRKAVAEWLLRETQPVSARHVAAEPPAPPVVTTQEIDPDLAADIAAGRADAPPPPEAEPVKVTPEPHPRVRRSPALVALAQSWHWFALAYLAVILVLSLVSPGGDAMGPTFASLRIAAVFVVGFFLSGALARAITRGVRLPATANERLPLLERRLNRFVPQALLVLRLLIVAAVLFFTLHTIGLIDVGTWLESQLGRRLIGTLIAVSAILAVAFAIWIALSSWIDYRLNPAFGHVATSREQTLLSLLRNAATIALVVITLMFCLSEIGLNIGPLLASAGVLGLAIGFGAQKLVQDIITGIFIQFENAINVGDVVTVAGTSGVVERLTVRSVSLRDLNGVFHIIPFSSVDMVSNFMRDFSFFVCDMGVAYREDVTEVRAAMFDAFEELRRRPEHAAVILADLEWLGLDSFGDSAVILRARIKTLPGKQWGVGRAYNEILKRIFDERDIEIPFPHQTIYFGQPKQGQIPPQPES from the coding sequence ATGACCCGACTGTTCCGAACGCTTGCCGCCCCGCTGCTTCTCGCGCTGACGCTTTTCCTCGGCTCGACGATCGCCTTTCTCCCCGCCTATGCGCAGACCGCGCTCTTGCCCGGCTCCGGGGCAGAAGAGCCCGCCGCGCCCACTTCGGCCGCCACGCTGCTCGACCTCTTGCGCAACGATCAGGCGCGGGCGGAGCTCATCGCCGAACTGGAACGTGTCGCCGCCGCGGGTGAGCCTGCGACGCCCGCAGTGAGTGCGCCCTCCGACGAGATCCTCTCCTTCGGCAGGTCGGCGGCCCTCTTCACCCAGGAGGCGGCGGAGTCGGTTGCGACCAGTGTCCGGGGCCTCTGGGATGCGCTCAAGGCCTCGCCCGAGCTGTTCGCGGGGCTCTCGCGGCTCGATCTGGGCGTGCTCGGCGATGCGCTGATCGAGCTTCTGCTGCTGATCGTGGCCACGGCGGCGATCTTCAACCTGCTGCGCCGGGCGGTCATTCCCACCTACCGCCGCATGGGGCAGCGGGCGCGCTCCGCCGGGGTCGTGAAGCGCATCCTGCTCTATGTCGGGGCGCTCGCCCTCGACGTGCTGATCGTGGTGGGCGCCTGGGCCATCGGCTATGTGCTGGCCATCGCGGTGATCGGCAGCGCCGGACAGATCGGCCTGCGCCAGACGCTCTATCTCAACGCCTTCCTCGCGGTCGAACTCCTGCGCACCGCCATGCGGTTCGTCCTGTCGCCCTCGACGGGCGATCTGCGGATCGTCGCGCTGCGTGACCGTCCGGCGCGCTATCTCTCGGCCGCGATGAGCTTCAGCATCGCGCTTCTGGGCTACGGGCAGCTCCTGATCGTGCCGATCGTCGAGGAAAGCACCTCGCGCGCCGCAGGCCGCGGCGTCTCGGCGCTGATCTCGGTGATCGGCGTGCTCTTCGTGGCCTTCCTCGTGGTCCGCAACCGCAAGGCCGTGGCCGAATGGCTCCTGCGCGAGACCCAGCCGGTCTCGGCCCGCCATGTCGCGGCCGAGCCCCCCGCGCCGCCGGTGGTGACGACACAGGAGATCGATCCCGACCTCGCCGCCGACATCGCGGCGGGCAGGGCCGATGCGCCGCCCCCGCCCGAGGCGGAGCCGGTGAAGGTCACCCCGGAGCCGCATCCCCGCGTGCGGCGCTCGCCCGCCCTCGTGGCGCTGGCGCAGTCCTGGCACTGGTTCGCGCTGGCCTATCTGGCCGTGATCCTCGTCCTGTCTCTGGTGAGCCCGGGCGGCGACGCGATGGGGCCGACCTTCGCCTCGCTGCGGATCGCGGCCGTCTTCGTGGTGGGCTTCTTCCTGTCGGGCGCGCTCGCCCGCGCCATCACGCGCGGCGTCCGCCTGCCGGCCACGGCGAACGAGCGGCTGCCGCTGCTCGAGCGGCGCTTGAACCGCTTCGTGCCGCAGGCGCTTCTGGTGCTGCGGCTCCTGATCGTGGCGGCGGTGCTCTTCTTCACGCTCCACACCATCGGCCTCATCGATGTGGGCACCTGGCTCGAGAGCCAGCTCGGACGGCGGCTGATCGGCACGCTGATCGCGGTCTCGGCCATCCTCGCCGTGGCCTTCGCGATCTGGATCGCGCTCTCCTCCTGGATCGACTACCGGCTGAACCCGGCCTTCGGCCATGTCGCGACCTCGCGCGAGCAGACGCTGCTGTCGCTTCTGCGCAATGCGGCGACCATCGCGCTCGTGGTCATCACGCTGATGTTCTGCCTGTCCGAGATCGGGCTCAACATCGGCCCGCTTCTGGCTTCCGCCGGGGTGCTGGGCCTCGCCATCGGTTTCGGCGCCCAGAAGCTGGTGCAGGACATCATCACCGGGATCTTCATCCAGTTCGAGAATGCCATCAACGTGGGCGACGTGGTGACGGTGGCCGGCACCTCGGGCGTGGTCGAGCGGCTGACCGTCCGTTCGGTCAGCCTGCGCGACCTGAACGGGGTCTTCCACATCATCCCCTTCTCGTCCGTGGACATGGTCTCGAACTTCATGCGGGACTTCTCGTTCTTCGTCTGCGACATGGGCGTGGCCTACCGCGAGGACGTGACCGAGGTCCGCGCCGCCATGTTCGATGCGTTCGAGGAGCTGCGCCGCCGGCCCGAACATGCGGCCGTGATCCTTGCCGACCTCGAATGGCTGGGGCTCGATTCCTTCGGCGACAGCGCGGTCATCCTGCGCGCCCGGATCAAGACCCTGCCGGGCAAGCAATGGGGCGTCGGCCGCGCCTACAACGAGATCCTGAAGCGCATCTTCGACGAGCGCGACATCGAGATCCCGTTCCCGCATCAGACGATCTATTTCGGCCAGCCGAAGCAGGGCCAGATCCCGCCGCAGCCGGAGAGCTGA
- a CDS encoding 5-formyltetrahydrofolate cyclo-ligase yields the protein MTVAALKAEARRAAGAARALAHKAGQGQAAELLADWLVPHRGRVLSGYMPIRSEIDPLPAMAAHDGPVCVPVIVAPGEPLRFREWSPGCAMVDGPFGARVPEDGAWLDPEVLIVPLMAFDRRGFRLGYGGGFYDRTLERLRARHPVTAVGFAFTAQELPEVPIDATDQPLDAILTEIGPIPLRR from the coding sequence ATGACGGTCGCCGCGCTGAAGGCCGAGGCACGCCGCGCCGCCGGCGCCGCCCGGGCGCTTGCGCACAAGGCGGGGCAGGGGCAGGCGGCCGAGCTTCTGGCCGACTGGCTCGTGCCCCATCGCGGGCGGGTTCTGTCGGGATACATGCCGATCCGGTCCGAGATCGACCCGCTCCCGGCGATGGCGGCCCACGACGGGCCGGTCTGCGTGCCGGTCATCGTGGCCCCCGGCGAGCCGCTGCGCTTTCGCGAATGGAGCCCGGGCTGCGCCATGGTCGACGGCCCGTTCGGCGCGCGGGTGCCCGAAGACGGCGCCTGGCTCGACCCCGAGGTGCTGATCGTGCCGCTTATGGCCTTCGACAGGCGCGGCTTCCGTCTGGGCTACGGCGGCGGCTTCTACGACCGGACGCTCGAGCGGCTGCGCGCGCGTCACCCGGTCACGGCTGTGGGCTTCGCCTTTACCGCGCAGGAACTGCCCGAGGTGCCGATCGATGCCACCGATCAGCCGCTCGACGCGATCCTGACCGAGATCGGCCCCATCCCCCTCCGGCGCTGA